The Gymnodinialimonas sp. 57CJ19 genome includes a window with the following:
- the gltX gene encoding glutamate--tRNA ligase, whose protein sequence is MSVVTRFAPSPTGFLHVGNLRTALFNFLIARKAGGEFILRLDDTDPERSTQEFADGIQEDLEWLGLTWDRIEKQSNRFDRYAAAADELREKGRFYEAWETPTELDLKRKKQLNMHLPPVYDRAALALSDDEKADLRAERGQGVWRFKLDQERIEWHDGILGDLSIDAASVSDPVLIRADGQVLYTIASVVDDTDMGVTHVVRGSDHVTNTATQIQIMEALGKTAPAFAHHSLLTGPQGEALSKRLGTLALRDLREAGVEPMALLSHMARIGSSQPIELAASVDDLAEGFDLNHFGSAPTKFDVEDLWPLTASVLHETPFEDVADEVAALGVPADIAPAFWDVARANIGKRSETADWWALFRDGATPLVDDEDKAFIAEAFAMLPDLPYDDTTWGNWTSAVKEATGRKGKNLFMPLRKAVTGREKGPEMAGVMRLMQVKPSL, encoded by the coding sequence ATGTCCGTCGTCACTCGGTTCGCCCCGTCCCCCACCGGTTTCCTGCATGTGGGAAACCTGCGCACAGCGCTGTTCAATTTCCTGATCGCGCGCAAAGCTGGTGGTGAGTTCATTCTGCGCCTCGATGATACGGACCCGGAACGCTCCACTCAGGAATTTGCCGACGGTATTCAAGAGGATCTGGAATGGCTGGGCCTGACGTGGGACCGGATCGAAAAGCAGTCGAACCGCTTTGATCGCTATGCCGCAGCGGCCGATGAGCTGCGCGAGAAGGGGCGGTTCTACGAGGCATGGGAAACGCCAACAGAACTGGACCTGAAGCGCAAGAAGCAACTAAATATGCATCTGCCTCCGGTCTATGACCGCGCGGCGTTGGCCTTGTCTGATGACGAAAAGGCCGATCTACGGGCGGAGCGGGGCCAGGGTGTCTGGCGCTTCAAGCTGGATCAAGAGCGGATTGAATGGCACGATGGCATTCTGGGTGACCTGTCGATTGATGCCGCCTCGGTGTCTGATCCGGTGCTGATCCGGGCCGACGGGCAGGTGCTATATACCATCGCTTCGGTGGTGGATGACACGGATATGGGCGTGACCCATGTGGTGCGCGGCTCGGACCATGTGACCAACACGGCGACGCAAATCCAGATCATGGAGGCGCTTGGCAAGACAGCGCCCGCTTTCGCCCACCATTCCCTGCTGACCGGCCCTCAGGGAGAGGCGCTGTCCAAGCGCCTTGGCACCTTGGCGCTGCGTGATCTGCGTGAAGCGGGGGTGGAGCCGATGGCGCTGCTGTCGCATATGGCGCGGATCGGTTCTTCCCAGCCGATTGAGCTGGCGGCGTCGGTGGATGATTTGGCGGAAGGGTTCGATTTGAACCACTTCGGCTCGGCCCCCACCAAGTTTGATGTGGAAGACCTCTGGCCGCTGACCGCCAGCGTGCTGCACGAAACCCCGTTTGAGGACGTGGCCGATGAAGTCGCGGCCCTTGGGGTGCCCGCAGATATCGCGCCTGCGTTCTGGGACGTGGCCCGTGCCAACATCGGCAAACGCTCCGAGACCGCCGACTGGTGGGCGCTGTTCCGTGATGGTGCCACGCCGCTGGTCGATGACGAAGACAAGGCGTTCATCGCTGAAGCCTTCGCGATGCTGCCGGACCTGCCCTATGACGACACGACCTGGGGCAACTGGACCTCTGCCGTGAAGGAGGCCACAGGCCGCAAGGGCAAAAACCTGTTCATGCCCCTGCGCAAGGCGGTGACAGGGCGCGAGAAAGGGCCAGAGATGGCGGGGGTCATGCGCCTGATGCAGGTGAAGCCGTCCCTTTGA
- a CDS encoding SDR family NAD(P)-dependent oxidoreductase: MMKALVIGASGGIGRAMVDEMRARGGDVTALSRRGDGLDVSDAQSVDRVLGGLEGPFQTVFVATGILAPEGATPEKQLGAIDADTMARVFAVNTIGTANILRHLPRLLPRKGRSVTAILTARVGSITDNRIGGWHSYRASKAAANMLIRGAAIELARTHKDAIVTAMHPGTVATPFTADYAATHKTTPADATAAMLCDVMEGATRTGVFVDYSGTEIPW; encoded by the coding sequence ATGATGAAAGCTCTGGTTATAGGTGCCTCCGGCGGGATCGGGCGGGCGATGGTAGATGAAATGCGCGCGCGCGGCGGTGATGTAACGGCCCTGTCGCGGCGCGGTGACGGCTTGGACGTGAGCGATGCGCAAAGCGTGGACCGTGTGCTCGGCGGGCTGGAGGGGCCGTTTCAAACGGTCTTTGTGGCCACCGGTATTCTTGCGCCGGAGGGGGCCACGCCCGAGAAGCAGCTAGGCGCCATCGACGCAGACACCATGGCCCGTGTCTTTGCGGTGAACACGATCGGCACCGCCAATATCCTGCGGCACTTGCCCCGCCTTTTGCCTCGAAAAGGGCGCTCGGTCACGGCGATCCTGACGGCGCGGGTCGGCTCGATCACTGATAACAGGATCGGCGGGTGGCATAGCTACCGCGCCTCCAAGGCGGCGGCCAATATGCTGATCCGAGGCGCAGCGATTGAACTGGCGCGCACCCACAAGGACGCCATCGTCACCGCCATGCACCCCGGCACGGTCGCCACGCCCTTCACGGCGGATTATGCGGCGACCCACAAGACCACTCCTGCTGACGCGACGGCTGCCATGCTCTGCGATGTGATGGAAGGGGCGACGCGAACGGGCGTGTTTGTGGATTACTCGGGCACCGAGATCCCTTGGTGA
- a CDS encoding metallopeptidase family protein translates to MSADLTAPDLATIEALAHAARDALGPPWAGPARDVMIVVEDVADVQMLTDLGMEDPYELTGLYDGIPMTQKSVLDMPEGPDTIWLFRRAILDEWVDRGNVTLAELVTHVLVHEFAHHFGWSDADIASVDRWWE, encoded by the coding sequence ATGAGTGCCGATCTTACCGCCCCCGACCTTGCGACGATTGAAGCGCTGGCCCATGCCGCCCGCGATGCCTTGGGGCCGCCCTGGGCCGGACCTGCCCGAGACGTGATGATTGTCGTCGAAGACGTGGCCGATGTGCAGATGCTGACCGATCTGGGCATGGAAGACCCGTACGAGCTGACCGGGCTATATGATGGTATCCCGATGACCCAGAAATCGGTGCTGGATATGCCCGAAGGGCCCGATACGATCTGGCTGTTCCGCCGCGCCATTCTGGACGAATGGGTAGACCGAGGGAACGTCACCTTGGCCGAACTTGTGACCCATGTGCTGGTGCACGAATTTGCCCATCACTTCGGCTGGTCCGACGCCGATATCGCCTCGGTCGATCGCTGGTGGGAATAA
- a CDS encoding mannan-binding lectin yields the protein MTRIFLLIAATALVSPTLSAAQQAIEAGPIWNQGHADQVCPAVAASHGGTWTGHWWTTVAGQMSVCQVSTAAPTRAVEAGPIWNQGHADQVCPAVAASHGGTWTGQWWTTVASEMSVCEIR from the coding sequence ATGACACGTATTTTTCTTCTGATTGCCGCTACCGCATTGGTTTCGCCCACTCTCTCTGCTGCCCAGCAGGCTATCGAGGCCGGCCCGATCTGGAACCAGGGCCATGCCGACCAGGTCTGTCCTGCCGTCGCCGCCTCTCATGGGGGGACCTGGACGGGCCATTGGTGGACAACGGTGGCGGGGCAGATGTCGGTTTGTCAGGTTAGCACGGCCGCGCCCACCCGCGCGGTCGAAGCAGGGCCAATCTGGAACCAAGGCCATGCCGACCAGGTCTGCCCCGCGGTCGCGGCCTCCCATGGGGGGACCTGGACGGGCCAGTGGTGGACCACCGTCGCCTCGGAGATGTCGGTCTGTGAAATCCGCTAA
- a CDS encoding DUF1801 domain-containing protein, translating to MAENKTKATAADVGSFIDAVEHPTRRADAQALDALFRRVTGFEPRMWGPTIIGYGRYDYTYKSGRSGSSLATGFSPRKANLSIYIMPGYADFGDMLARLGKHKKGASCLYVNKLADIDLSVLEEIIRAGLRDLDGIWPVKPE from the coding sequence ATGGCTGAGAACAAGACAAAAGCCACGGCTGCGGATGTTGGCAGCTTCATCGACGCGGTCGAACATCCCACCCGCCGCGCCGATGCCCAAGCTCTCGACGCGTTGTTTCGCCGGGTGACCGGGTTCGAGCCGCGCATGTGGGGACCTACGATCATTGGCTATGGCCGCTACGATTACACTTATAAATCTGGTCGGTCCGGTTCTTCTCTGGCGACGGGGTTCAGCCCGCGCAAGGCGAACCTGTCGATCTATATCATGCCCGGTTATGCGGATTTCGGGGACATGCTGGCGCGGTTGGGCAAGCACAAGAAGGGCGCGTCGTGCCTGTATGTGAACAAGCTGGCGGACATTGATCTGAGCGTGCTGGAAGAGATCATCCGGGCGGGATTGCGTGATTTGGACGGTATCTGGCCCGTGAAACCTGAGTAA
- a CDS encoding ATP-binding protein, translating into MAKQETFDTIDAMERLIAWVDGIDVPMCVIALRPGDRLEFVHANAALSRVAGIPLTELVGEASLGKFPRRMVDRFESNIRQCLAGHEPTSYEECTMLDGKETWWQTTLSKPSGFGGKVVLSVTASITGAKEREFAAAEALADMAERFDELRLFTTMAAHDARSPLATVSSLIELVLEDVEDDADGKSELLRMAFDTVDEALTQITATLERAHALERETPPHSAVDLGRLCVDIAAMVDPEKALAIETPKAHVECDEVLVQMAVRNLMTNAARFCDHHITVALSDDAPRGFVHMDVADDGPGLPEGTTLQDLTQKGEERSGAHGFGLRGIAKLVTSRGGAFEVLKTDGAENMSGARFRIALPGRILPRPLPAAAPPAPDASIAVVGL; encoded by the coding sequence ATGGCTAAGCAAGAGACTTTTGACACTATCGACGCGATGGAGCGGCTTATCGCGTGGGTAGATGGCATTGATGTGCCGATGTGCGTCATTGCGCTACGTCCTGGTGACCGTTTGGAATTTGTCCATGCCAACGCCGCGTTAAGCCGTGTCGCCGGTATCCCCTTAACAGAATTGGTAGGCGAAGCTTCATTGGGCAAGTTCCCGCGCCGCATGGTCGACCGGTTCGAGTCGAATATTCGCCAGTGTCTGGCCGGACATGAGCCGACTTCCTACGAAGAATGCACCATGTTGGACGGGAAAGAGACTTGGTGGCAAACGACCCTGTCCAAACCCTCTGGCTTTGGCGGAAAGGTCGTCCTGAGCGTGACCGCCTCAATCACCGGGGCCAAGGAAAGAGAATTTGCCGCCGCCGAGGCATTGGCAGACATGGCCGAACGCTTCGATGAATTGCGCTTGTTCACCACGATGGCGGCCCATGACGCCCGCAGCCCTCTGGCGACCGTGTCGAGCTTGATTGAACTGGTGCTGGAAGATGTCGAGGACGACGCCGATGGCAAGTCCGAGCTTCTGCGCATGGCCTTCGACACGGTGGACGAAGCCTTGACGCAGATCACCGCGACACTGGAACGCGCCCACGCGTTGGAGCGGGAAACACCGCCCCATAGTGCCGTCGATCTAGGCCGCCTTTGCGTCGATATTGCCGCAATGGTGGATCCAGAAAAGGCCTTGGCCATCGAAACACCGAAGGCCCACGTGGAATGTGACGAAGTGTTGGTCCAAATGGCGGTGCGCAACCTGATGACTAACGCGGCCCGTTTCTGCGACCACCACATCACCGTGGCCCTGTCCGATGACGCGCCACGGGGATTCGTTCACATGGACGTCGCCGACGACGGGCCAGGTCTGCCCGAAGGGACGACGTTGCAAGACCTCACCCAGAAAGGAGAGGAGCGAAGCGGTGCCCACGGCTTTGGGCTGCGCGGAATTGCCAAGCTCGTGACCAGTCGCGGTGGCGCTTTCGAGGTTTTGAAAACCGATGGGGCCGAAAACATGTCCGGGGCGCGGTTTCGGATCGCGTTACCGGGGCGCATCCTTCCGCGACCCCTGCCGGCTGCCGCGCCGCCTGCGCCCGATGCCAGTATCGCTGTGGTGGGCCTGTAG